The proteins below come from a single Terriglobales bacterium genomic window:
- a CDS encoding S53 family peptidase — translation MKRRWVLVFLLVLVAAGSPAQTRSRIPDKIDEARTPLRGNVHRLAQARFDRGKVADALQLPRITLFFNRTAAQQAELDALLEQQQDPSSPNYHKWLTVEQYADRFGISDADIAKTAQWLQAQGFSIVERPAGRAYLAFSGTAAQVRAAFGAEIHTYAVNGEVHFANAADPSLPRVLADVTLGIRGLHDFRPKARAVRRPQPKFTSSISGNHFLTPDDFATIYHLKPLYDQGIDGTGQTLAVMGQTDILLPDIATFRSLSGLPANAPVVQKIPGYVAGVNSNDIAEADLDVEWAGAVARKATIIFVTPGNAPSLGAFDSMAYAISNNVASVLSISYGACESFWTASDITTFTGLFQQANSQGQTVVGPSGDTGAGDCESFTATSATHGLAVDFPASSAFVTGVGGTMFNEGNTPSQFWASANNSFNGSALSYIPETTWNETTANGGQLAGGGGGKSTLQICDAQGQNCVPNSKPVWQPMLDANDTMRDVPDLSLAAAFVHDGYLICASNQSPADCTNGFRRSDTTLDAIGGTSAGAPTFAGMVALLNQKMGGPQGNVNPMLYALAANSTDAFHDVTSGDNTVPCSPGFAFLNNNGTCPQSGQIGYSATVGYDLATGLGTVDAYNLISELASGTTSTPAPPDFTMSNGGSSTITVTHGTSQMVTVTLGGTTFNGPVTFSCIVSTSLAGVTCTPPSPMSPPGNATFTITASSTAKLLPLGATPSYFAWSWGGGTLVVGLLLGAGVRRKRNKAATRALFLTGAVLLLLAAMLAGCGGGSSSFSPPPPPSFTPESGAVVLQGVNNADVHIVPITVNVN, via the coding sequence ATGAAGAGACGGTGGGTCCTTGTTTTTCTTCTCGTCCTGGTGGCGGCTGGCTCTCCAGCGCAGACCAGGAGCCGCATCCCGGACAAGATCGATGAAGCGAGGACGCCGCTCCGTGGGAACGTACATCGCCTGGCTCAGGCGCGATTCGATCGCGGTAAAGTCGCCGACGCGCTGCAGTTGCCGCGGATCACGCTGTTCTTCAACCGCACTGCCGCGCAACAGGCGGAACTGGACGCCCTGCTTGAGCAACAGCAGGATCCCTCTTCGCCGAACTATCACAAGTGGCTGACGGTGGAACAGTACGCCGACCGGTTCGGGATCAGCGACGCGGACATAGCGAAAACGGCCCAGTGGCTGCAGGCGCAGGGGTTCAGCATCGTCGAGCGGCCGGCAGGCCGGGCGTACCTCGCGTTCAGCGGGACCGCAGCGCAGGTGCGGGCGGCATTTGGGGCCGAGATCCACACTTACGCGGTGAACGGCGAGGTCCATTTCGCCAACGCCGCGGACCCGTCGCTTCCGCGGGTCTTGGCCGATGTGACCCTGGGGATACGCGGGCTGCACGATTTCCGTCCCAAGGCCCGGGCCGTCCGCCGGCCACAGCCGAAGTTCACCTCCAGCATCAGCGGCAACCACTTCCTTACTCCGGACGATTTCGCGACCATCTACCACCTGAAGCCACTGTATGACCAGGGCATCGACGGAACCGGGCAGACCCTGGCGGTCATGGGACAAACCGACATCCTGCTCCCGGACATCGCCACCTTCCGCAGCCTGTCGGGGCTACCGGCGAATGCGCCGGTGGTGCAGAAGATCCCGGGATACGTGGCCGGGGTCAACAGCAACGATATCGCAGAAGCGGACCTGGACGTGGAGTGGGCGGGGGCAGTAGCGCGGAAAGCGACCATCATCTTCGTGACCCCTGGAAACGCGCCCAGTCTCGGCGCATTCGATTCGATGGCGTACGCCATCAGCAACAACGTCGCGTCCGTACTCAGCATCAGCTACGGCGCTTGCGAGTCGTTCTGGACGGCCAGCGACATCACCACCTTCACCGGTCTGTTCCAGCAAGCGAATTCGCAGGGCCAGACCGTCGTCGGACCCTCGGGTGATACCGGCGCGGGCGACTGCGAGTCGTTCACCGCCACCAGCGCCACCCACGGCCTGGCCGTGGATTTCCCCGCCAGCAGTGCCTTTGTGACCGGCGTCGGCGGGACGATGTTCAATGAGGGGAACACGCCCTCCCAGTTCTGGGCCTCGGCGAACAACAGCTTCAACGGCTCCGCGCTCTCCTATATCCCGGAGACGACATGGAATGAGACCACAGCCAATGGAGGCCAGCTGGCGGGGGGAGGCGGCGGCAAGAGCACGCTGCAGATCTGCGATGCCCAGGGACAGAACTGCGTCCCGAACTCCAAGCCGGTCTGGCAACCGATGCTGGATGCCAACGACACAATGCGCGACGTCCCCGATCTCTCGCTGGCCGCGGCCTTCGTCCACGATGGCTACCTGATCTGCGCCAGCAACCAGAGTCCCGCCGACTGCACCAACGGGTTCCGCCGGTCGGATACGACGTTGGACGCGATCGGGGGAACCTCGGCGGGGGCGCCGACCTTTGCTGGCATGGTGGCGCTGCTGAACCAGAAGATGGGTGGACCCCAAGGGAACGTGAACCCGATGCTGTATGCATTGGCGGCCAACTCCACCGACGCCTTCCACGACGTCACCAGCGGCGACAATACGGTGCCTTGCAGCCCCGGCTTTGCGTTCTTGAACAACAATGGCACTTGTCCGCAGAGCGGGCAGATCGGCTATAGCGCTACCGTCGGCTATGACTTGGCCACCGGTTTGGGGACAGTGGACGCCTACAACCTCATCTCGGAACTGGCCAGCGGCACCACCAGCACGCCGGCGCCGCCGGACTTCACCATGAGCAATGGGGGATCGTCGACGATCACCGTCACACACGGCACTTCCCAGATGGTGACCGTGACGCTGGGGGGGACCACATTCAACGGGCCAGTGACATTCAGTTGCATCGTGTCCACGTCGCTGGCCGGTGTCACCTGCACCCCTCCCAGTCCGATGTCGCCGCCGGGCAACGCCACCTTCACCATAACGGCGTCGAGCACGGCAAAGCTGCTGCCGCTGGGAGCCACGCCCAGCTACTTCGCCTGGAGCTGGGGCGGCGGGACTCTGGTCGTGGGCCTGCTGCTGGGCGCGGGCGTACGGCGCAAACGGAACAAAGCGGCGACGCGCGCGCTGTTTCTCACTGGAGCTGTCCTGCTGCTGTTGGCAGCCATGCTGGCGGGTTGCGGCGGCGGCTCCAGCTCGTTTTCGCCACCGCCACCGCCAAGCTTCACACCGGAGTCGGGTGCGGTCGTGCTCCAGGGCGTCAACAACGCCGACGTCCACATCGTGCCCATCACGGTCAATGTGAACTGA